A section of the Hemitrygon akajei chromosome 8, sHemAka1.3, whole genome shotgun sequence genome encodes:
- the mrm3a gene encoding rRNA methyltransferase 3A, mitochondrial isoform X1, with the protein MAALMGSVCRWAAVRFSLPPGPGRRYVRALRRRPIEIIDSRGQGAVGDVKRPRDPEGAGPRAQAGQQPLGPDAEPELSFERAFPGDKRLAKVMIVAKSKKFRDQHGKILLEGRRLITDALRAGAKLETLFFSNMDSLKELPVEKLKHAKLIKVKFEEIKMWSDLVTPQGTLGIFLKPEFSKMKYPLQKEHTLPLFLICDNIRDPGNLGTILRSAVAAGCSKILVTKGCVDVWEPKVLRAGMGAHFRTPVLSNLEWGVVPNYLSTSTCVHVADHSCPVEENPSVLPESLSTRDRRGASPRAVEYEESDSKDDGREFLLSLPKVDAQNCYQAWARQHTAIVIGGETHGLSLEALTLVEKTRGKRLYVPMTPGVDSLNSAMAACVLLFEGRRQLLFQQAAADDRTKMSSESEILPSDSSQAHEFARY; encoded by the exons ATGGCGGCGCTCATGGGCTCGGTGTGCCGCTGGGCGGCTGTCCGCTTCTCGCTGCCGCCCGGCCCGGGGAGGCGATACGTGAGGGCGCTGAGGAGGAGGCCGATTGAGATCATTGATAGCCGTGGGCAGGGAGCTGTCGGAGACGTGAAGAGGCCCCGCGATCCGGAGGGAGCTGGACCCCGGGCTCAGGCCGGGCAGCAGCCCCTCGGCCCTGACGCAGAACCCGAGCTGTCATTCGAGAGGGCGTTCCCCGGGGACAAGCGGCTGGC AAAAGTTATGATCGTTGCAAAGTCCAAGAAATTCCGCGACCAGCATGGGAAAATCCTGCTTGAGGGTCGGCGGTTGATAACAGATGCCTTGAGAGCCGGAGCGAAGCTGGAGACTCTCTTCTTCAGCAACATGGACAGCCTGAAGGAATTGCCTGTTGAGAAACTGAAACATGCTAAATTAATCAAagtgaagtttgaagagattaagATGTGGTCTGATCTTGTAACACCTCAGGGAACATTGG GGATTTTTTTGAAGCCAGAATTTTCCAAGATGAAGTATCCACTTCAAAAGGAGCACACCTTGCCTCTCTTCCTCATTTGTGACAACATCCGCGATCCCGGCAATTTGGGCACAATATTGCGATCTGCTGTGGCAGCTGGATGCAGTAAAATATTAGTGACAAAAG GTTGTGTGGATGTTTGGGAACCCAAAGTGCTCCGAGCAGGGATGGGTGCTCACTTCCGCACCCCCGTGCTTTCAAATCTGGAGTGGGGAGTGGTCCCCAACTACCTGTCCACCAGCACCTGTGTCCACGTGGCAGACCATAGCTGTCCAGTTGAGGAGAACCCATCTGTCCTTCCCgaatctctctccacacgcgACCGGAGGGGCGCGTCCCCACGCGCAGTCGAGTACGAGGAAAGCGACAGCAAGGACGATGGGAGAGAATTCCTGCTGTCACTACCCAAAGTGGACGCTCAAAATTGCTACCAGGCCTGGGCGAGGCAGCACACGGCCATTGTGATCGGCGGGGAGACGCACGGACTCAGCCTAGAGGCGCTCACGTTAGTGGAGAAGACTAGAGGGAAACGACTGTACGTGCCCATGACTCCAGGTGTAGACAGCCTCAACTCAGCCATGGCAGCATGCGTTCTACTCTTTGAAGGCAGGCGGCAGCTCTTGTTCCAGCAGGCAGCGGCTGATGACAGGACTAAAATGAGTTCAGAATCTGAGATTCTGCCTTCTGATTCAAGTCAGGCACATGAGTTTGCAAGGTATTGA
- the mrm3a gene encoding rRNA methyltransferase 3A, mitochondrial isoform X2: MIVAKSKKFRDQHGKILLEGRRLITDALRAGAKLETLFFSNMDSLKELPVEKLKHAKLIKVKFEEIKMWSDLVTPQGTLGIFLKPEFSKMKYPLQKEHTLPLFLICDNIRDPGNLGTILRSAVAAGCSKILVTKGCVDVWEPKVLRAGMGAHFRTPVLSNLEWGVVPNYLSTSTCVHVADHSCPVEENPSVLPESLSTRDRRGASPRAVEYEESDSKDDGREFLLSLPKVDAQNCYQAWARQHTAIVIGGETHGLSLEALTLVEKTRGKRLYVPMTPGVDSLNSAMAACVLLFEGRRQLLFQQAAADDRTKMSSESEILPSDSSQAHEFARY; this comes from the exons ATGATCGTTGCAAAGTCCAAGAAATTCCGCGACCAGCATGGGAAAATCCTGCTTGAGGGTCGGCGGTTGATAACAGATGCCTTGAGAGCCGGAGCGAAGCTGGAGACTCTCTTCTTCAGCAACATGGACAGCCTGAAGGAATTGCCTGTTGAGAAACTGAAACATGCTAAATTAATCAAagtgaagtttgaagagattaagATGTGGTCTGATCTTGTAACACCTCAGGGAACATTGG GGATTTTTTTGAAGCCAGAATTTTCCAAGATGAAGTATCCACTTCAAAAGGAGCACACCTTGCCTCTCTTCCTCATTTGTGACAACATCCGCGATCCCGGCAATTTGGGCACAATATTGCGATCTGCTGTGGCAGCTGGATGCAGTAAAATATTAGTGACAAAAG GTTGTGTGGATGTTTGGGAACCCAAAGTGCTCCGAGCAGGGATGGGTGCTCACTTCCGCACCCCCGTGCTTTCAAATCTGGAGTGGGGAGTGGTCCCCAACTACCTGTCCACCAGCACCTGTGTCCACGTGGCAGACCATAGCTGTCCAGTTGAGGAGAACCCATCTGTCCTTCCCgaatctctctccacacgcgACCGGAGGGGCGCGTCCCCACGCGCAGTCGAGTACGAGGAAAGCGACAGCAAGGACGATGGGAGAGAATTCCTGCTGTCACTACCCAAAGTGGACGCTCAAAATTGCTACCAGGCCTGGGCGAGGCAGCACACGGCCATTGTGATCGGCGGGGAGACGCACGGACTCAGCCTAGAGGCGCTCACGTTAGTGGAGAAGACTAGAGGGAAACGACTGTACGTGCCCATGACTCCAGGTGTAGACAGCCTCAACTCAGCCATGGCAGCATGCGTTCTACTCTTTGAAGGCAGGCGGCAGCTCTTGTTCCAGCAGGCAGCGGCTGATGACAGGACTAAAATGAGTTCAGAATCTGAGATTCTGCCTTCTGATTCAAGTCAGGCACATGAGTTTGCAAGGTATTGA